Proteins encoded in a region of the Phacochoerus africanus isolate WHEZ1 chromosome 8, ROS_Pafr_v1, whole genome shotgun sequence genome:
- the SZT2 gene encoding KICSTOR complex protein SZT2 isoform X1, protein MASERPEPEVEEAGHVFLLMKKDYRISRNVRLAWFLNHLHQTVQATPQEMLLQSEQELEVLSVLPPGWQPDEPVVPRPFLLVPSTRVTFLAWQYRFVIELDLSPSTGIVDDSTGEILFDEVFHALSRCLGGLLRPFRVPGSCIDFQPEIYVTVQAYSSIIGLQSHQVLVQGCLLDPSQREVFLQQVYEQLCLFEDKVATMLQQQYDPPSQAEDQSPDSGEPPGRKVGVSMVTADLGLVSMIRQGILALQLLPSNSSAGIIVITDGVTSVPDVAVCETLLNQLRSGTVACSFVQVGGVYSYDCSFGHVPNVELMKFIAMATFGSYLSTCPEPEPGNLGLTVYHRAFLLYSFLRSGEALNPEYYCGSQHRLFNEHLVSASSNPALALRRKKHTEKEVLADLVSTVSVRLREGYSVREVALTKGGSQLEVKLVLLWKHNMRIEYVAVAPWPLEPEGPRVTRVEVTMEGGYDILHDVSCALRQPIRSLYRTHVIRRFWNTLQSINQTDQMLAHLQSFSSVPEHFTLPDSTKSGVPLFYIPPGSTTPVLSLQHSGSDSSHAQFAAYWKPVLSMDANSWQRWLHMHRLVLILEHDTPTPKHLHTPGSNGRYSTVQCRISHSSLTSLLRDWSSFVLVEGYSYVKLLSRGPEQPPSSFYMIRIISKAPCMVLRLGFPIGTPAQARHKIVSDLREEILRLRFPHRVQSKEPTPKVKRKGLGGAAGGSSPSKSPPMLGPQQALSDRPCLVVVHKPLDKLLIRYEKLPLDYRAPFLLTLEPPGPLPLVSGRSASSSLASLSRYLYHQRWLWSVPPGLAPALPLSAIAQLLSILTEVRLSEGFHFACSGEGIVSMVLELPIQNEPPGQAAAEERHTCVVQYILFPPHATSTKDSFSTDDDNDVEVEALEGDSELNLVTEVWVEPQCGRVGPGPESWRHLRDLTYSEIPRALHPRDVACIGSMLSFEYLIQLCQSKEWSPLPPEPRVSDGLDPGGDSCVHETPFRFDLMGLLPQCQQLQMFFLLLAREPEGVPVAEGPCPANDLVLCLLHSCLGQELSDREIPLSAADQAAFLREVLRRTCHSPGAEGLPVEDGGTLKGQRPGPLESLRPASSAQPPQWRCYARLVNPQHVFLTFLPATFPDVQHLAAYGLEGPSQEETRPKFGDGHGASALRGLGGAGAEAAEPQVPILSVTPAGDSAQHPGEPSPPFRRDVQACTGRQASQTEAADGPRPRCPVYIYSCALEALREQLVGVQPPQAPRDLVFRTQFLDQPSPSSAWMEPRHKEAANHCALLQEHAQRCYVRGLFRSLQQAQSVTSQDLLIAVDACEELLQEIDITPFLLALCGHTRGLPHAPPSPGPLSPGLFSSSVEEGPEPRERAVLASESSIETEDLSEPEFQSTRVPGHPDPGLEISLTDVCQLRGEAHDALHSLIQEKFLEISGLHFRTVPSNPHYFFYCPPSSRREDEGPRDTVDRKVSDLEFSEAELMGEEGDTSACCVVTESDPELEVEYRESREPDLGPAGLDSASLSDADTVNPDEDSFSILGGDSPTGPESLAHDLPPLFLHLTCSVRLRGQHSSVPVSSLPTCLGQVLSSLEGPLVGGRVPLRDLSVTLDVFVLTLPLEVELPPTSDPQHHRSTSESSASFPRSPGQPSDDGLGPPLPPPGEDRHPGLSNLAGPHRLAIETTVSEIRWLLEDEMVGALRRGGIPQSPALHRAAAHIHGSPGRPTCLRQTLPLSFVFGPERSLTQFKEEFRRLHLPGHALLEDPDSGFFFVAAGQQPGGSHGGPPSAAWAWHSPEDRAEGVEAGALTASPQVPGSPEDSEGPLLISLPSPSQGGSQPGPSQGLSLMSSQGSVDSDHLGYDGGSSGSDSEGPSETLGEKAPFALRTPPGLAPPQPSLTGLPGPCLPDFWLIVRVLQDRVEVYAHARSLVREDGGPGTECRHLQQLLVRRVGEICREVNQRLLLQDLHDSHVCNSLLVAESEEDLWRSETPYHSRQRAPPPSDDYAADDSCGPRGYLAATMQFVPGHFSCDVVWGTVIRVHSRLKMGPSMGVSRAIQALRSVLNAFSVVNRKNMFVYQERATKAVYYLRLLETSCTERSWDSDTLPPSLALSRSQEPIYSEDTSGPRSPLDVASSRGSDAARPVGQVDRHIQLLVHGVGQAGPEITDELVRVLRRRLDEATLDVITVMLVRNCKLTPADVEFIQPPGSLPSEVLHLALPPSCRPWLPALAWYLRQNLLVFLHSPKYTDSNSRNHFQHPLPPQGGLPDWDIYLYNKPGGQGTGGKGVACITVALVDEGGAPISLASWPPSSPGPPDSLQEEEFEQLTQVTRCSVVPDNSSAPDGAPRLRLDVWGKGNISIVQLEEKLRAAARQALADAVMEFRLLPASLCTEDTASGGLKSGPLETKSPAGRAGTFPPGPGPGEPATPPSKAGRRSFWDMLSKTECGDLGSPKTTDDIVLDRPEDTRGRRRHKTESVRTPGGTERTVGPESGAQRQRRRTTQLEEGEVGALQPVFAWVAQRWMEFMVQIGCASVSRSSTHMVSRFLLPSVLSEFAALVSSMAGDTRVRIFEQQLASEPETFTPCSLGQLGPTPRPAAKRHLLLLGRNFLQWRRPTQQAAKAVQRFEPGGDGNSGRSAPRQRFLLLEVTDKKLQLLTYNWAPDLGAALGRALVRLVQWQNARAHLIFCLLSQKLGLFHHYGQLDFPVRDEKEPNPFLLPTVEAETLIRCASPPLSREQGRLSGSSRGGGPLPLDTFPFDEALRDIAAARPSSSLGPAPRPPDPVAFHGQQFLEIKMAERRELERQMKMENLFVTWQQRSAPASMPISAGELETLKQSSRLVHYCATALLFDPAAWLHGPPETSGPPEGQRRHRPESGSGSREGPASCDSSDGPPPGAREEPWLKELSLAFLQQYVQYLQSMGFVLVPLRPPSPARSTSRLRAMAILGTEGRGSFSCPKAKTDGSPKSSGSPVTTYHLQRALPGGIILMELAFQGCYFCVKQFALECSRIPMGQAVNSQLSMLFTEECDKVRDLMHVHSFSYDFHLRLVHQHVLGAHLVLRHGYHLTTFLRHFLAHHPDGPHFGRNHIYQGTLELPTPLIAAHQLYNYVADHASSYHMKPLRMARPGGPEHNEYALVSAWHSSGSYLDSEGRRHQDDFDVSLLVCHWAAPFEEQGEAERHVLRLQFFVVLTSQRELFPRLTADLRRFRKPPRLPPEPEAPGSSAGSPGEASGVGLAAGPAPLFPPLAAEVGVARARLAQLVRLAGGHCRRDTLWKRLFLLEPAGPDRLRLGGRLALAELEELLEAVHAKSIGDIDPQLDCFLSMTVSWYQSLIKVLLSRFPQSCRHFQSPDLGTQYLVVLNQKFTDCFVLVFLDSHLGKTSLTVVFREPFPVQPQDSESPPAQLVSTYHHLESVINTACFTLWTRLL, encoded by the exons GTGCTGGTCCAGGGCTGCCTTTTGGACCCTTCCCAGAGGGAGGTGTTCCTGCAGCAGGTGTATGAGCAGCTCTGTCTCTTCGAGGACAAGGTGGCCACAATGCTGCAGCAGCAGTATGACCCCCCGAGCCAG GCAGAGGACCAGTCCCCAGACTCAGGGGAGCCCCCTGGCCGGAAAGTGGGAGTCTCCATGGTGACGGCTGATCTTGGGCTGGTCAGTATGATTCGTCAGGGCATCTTGGCGCTGCAGTTGCTGCCCTCCAACTCTAGTGCAG GCATCATTGTGATCACAGATGGGGTGACCAGTGTCCCTGATGTTGCTGTCTGTGAGACACTGCTGAACCAGCTTCGCAGTGGCACTGTGGCGTGTTCCTTTGTGCAG GTGGGAGGAGTTTACTCTTATGACTGCAGTTTTGGCCACGTGCCCAATGTGGAACTGATGAAATTCATCGCAATGGCAACCTTTGGCTCCTACCTGTCCACTTGTCCTGAGCCCGAGCCCGGCAACCTGGGTCTGACTGTTTACCACCGGGCCTTTCTCCTCTACTCCTTCCTGCGCAGTGGGGAAGCCCTGAACCCTGAATATTACTGCG GCTCTCAGCACCGCCTGTTTAACGAGCACCTGGTCTCCGCGAGCAGCAACCCCGCCCTGGCCCTGCGCCGCAAGAAGCACACCGAGAAGGAGGTGCTGGCTGACTTGGTCAGCACCGTGTCGGTGCGGCTTCGAGAGGGCTACAGCGTCCGAGAGGTCGCGCTGACCAAAG GAGGGTCCCAGCTGGAGGTGAAGCTGGTGCTGCTGTGGAAACACAACATGCGCATCGAGTACGTGGCTGTGGCGCCCTGGCCCCTGGAACCCGAGGGCCCTCGCGTCACCCGCGTGGAAGTGACCATGGAAGGCGGCTATGACATCCTGCATGACGTGTCCTGTGCCCTGAGGCAACCCATCCGCTCGCTGTATCGGACCCACGTGATCCGGCGGTTCTGGAACACACTGCAGAG CATTAACCAGACGGACCAGATGCTCGCCCACCTGCAGTCCTTCTCCTCGGTCCCGGAACACTTCACGCTCCCCGACAGCACCAAGAGCGGCGTGCCTCTCTTCTACATCCCGCCCGGCTCTACCACCCCG GTGCTGAGCCTTCAGCACAGTGGTTCCGACTCCTCCCACGCCCAGTTTGCGGCCTACTGGAAGCCAGTGCTCTCCATGGATGCCAACTCGTGGCAGCGCTGGCTGCACATGCATCGCCTGGTGCTAATCCTGGAGCACGACAC GCCGACCCCTAAGCACCTGCACACCCCGGGCAGCAACGGCCGCTACAGCACGGTCCAGTGCCGGATCTCGCACTCCTCGCTGACCTCCCTGCTCCGCGACTGGAGCAGCTTCGTGCTCGTCGAGGGCTACTCCTACGTGAAGCTGCTGTCCAG GGGCCCGGAGcagcccccctcctccttctACATGATCCGCATCATTTCCAAGGCCCCCTGCATGGTGCTCCGCCTGGGCTTTCCCATCGGCACGCCCGCACAGGCTCGGCACAAG ATCGTCTCAGACTTGCGGGAGGAAATCCTGCGCCTGCGTTTCCCCCACCGGGTACAAAGCAAGGAGCCGACGCCCAAGGTGAAACGGAAAGGGCTGGGGGGCGCCGCCGGGGGCAGCTCTCCCTCCAAGTCCCCCCCCAtgctggggccacagcaggcCCTGTCTGACCGGCCCTGCCTTGTGGTCGTGCATAAGCCCCTGGACAAGCTGCTCATCAG GTATGAGAAGCTGCCCCTGGACTACCGGGCGCCCTTCTTGCTGACCTTGGAGCCACCAGGGCCGCTGCCCTTGGTGTCGGGCCGCTCAGCCTCTTCTAGCCTAGCGTCGCTGTCCCGCTACCTCTACCATCAGCGCTGGCTCTGGAGCGTCCCCCCGGGCCTGGCCCCCGCCCTGCCGCTCAGCGCCATCGCCCAGCTCCTCTCCATCCTCACCGA AGTCCGACTCTCGGAAGGGTTCCATTTCGCCTGCAGCGGGGAAGGAATCGTCAGCATGGTCCTGGAGCTGCCAATCCAG AACGAGCCCCCGGGGCAGGCCGCGGCGGAAGAGAGGCACACGTGCGTGGTCCAGTACATCCTCTTCCCCCCCCACGCGACCTCCACCAAGGACAG CTTCTCAACAGACGATGACAACGACGTGGAGGTGGAGGCCCTGGAGGGAGACTCAGAGCTCAACCTGGTCACCGAGGTGTGGGTGGAGCCCCAGTGCGGACGGGTGGGACCCGGCCCGGAGAGCTGGAGGCACCTCCGGGACTTGACCTACTCCGAGATCCCTCGCGCC CTCCACCCTCGGGACGTTGCCTGCATAGGCTCCATGCTGAGCTTTGAGTACCTGATACAGCTGTGCCAGAGCAAGGAGTGGAGTCCCCTGCCCCCGGAGCCCAGGGTCTCTGATG GGCTGGACCCGGGTGGAGACAGCTGTGTCCACGAGACCCCCTTCCGCTTTGACCTCATGGGACTGCTGCCTcagtgccagcagctgcagatgtTCTTCCTCCTGCTCGCCAGAG AGCCGGAGGGCGTCCCTGTCGCCGAGGGGCCCTGTCCCGCCAACGACCTGGTGCTGTGCCTGCTGCACAGCTGCCTGGGGCAGGAGCTGAGTGACCGAGAGATCCCGCTGTCCGCCGCCGACCAGGCTGCCTTCCTGCGCGAGGTGCTGCGGCGGACGTGTCACAGTCCAG GTGCAGAGGGGCTACCAGTGGAGGACGGCGGGACCCTGAAGGGTCAG AGGCCAGGCCCTCTCGAAAGTCTGAGGCCGGccagctctgcccagcccccTCAGTGGCGCTGCTACGCAAGGCTCGTGAACCCCCAGCACGTGTTTCTGACGTTTCTCCCCGCCACCTTCCCAG ATGTCCAGCATCTGGCTGCCTATGGCCTGGAGGGGCCGTCTCAAGAGGAGACAAGGCCCAAGTTCGGGGACGGGCACGGGGCCTCCGCCCTGAGAGGTCTGGGAGGAGCTGGGGCCGAGGCTGCAGAGCCCCAGGTCCCCATCCTCAGTGTCACCCCGGCTGGCG ACAGTGCCCAGCATCCAGGAGAGCCGAGCCCGCCCTTCCGTCGCGATGTCCAGGCTTGCACTGGGCGTCAGGCTTCACAGACAGAGGCCGCCGATGGGCCCCGGCCCCGGTGTCCTGTCTACATCTACAGCTGTGCTCTGGAAGCGCTGAGGGAGCAGCTGGTTGGCGTGCAGCCCCCTCAGGCGCCCCGAGACCTCGTCTTCCG GACGCAGTTCCTCGAccagccctccccctcctcagcctGGATGGAGCCCAGGCACAAGGAGGCGGCCAACCATTGTGCCTTGCTGCAGGAGCACGCGCAGCGATGCTACGTCCGCG GGCTGTTCCGGAGCCTGCAGCAGGCCCAGAGCGTGACCTCCCAGGACCTGCTAATAGCCGTGGATGCCTGTGAGGAGCTGCTGCAGGAAATAGACATCACCCCCTTCCTGCTCGCGCTGTGCGGCCACACTCGGGGTTTGCCTCACGCACCCCCAAGCCCTGGTCCTCTCAGCCCCGGGCTCTTCAGCAGCAGCGTCGAGGAGGGCCCCGAGCCTCGGGAGCGAGCCGTCCTGGCTTCCGAGTCCAG CATAGAGACCGAGGACCTGAGCGAGCCTGAGTTTCAGAGCACCCGAGTCCCCGGCCATCCAGACCCCGGCCTGGAGATCTCTCTGACAGACGTCTGTCAGCTCAGGGGGGAGGCACACGATGCCCTGCACAGCCTCATCCAG GAGAAGTTCCTGGAGATCAGTGGTCTCCACTTCCGCACAGTGCCCTCCAACCCCCACTACTTCTTCTATTGCCCCCCGTCCAGCAGGCGCGAG GATGAGGGCCCCCGGGACACAGTAGACAGAAAAGTCAGCGATCTGGAGTTTTCAGAGGCTGAGCTCATGGGAGAAGAAG GAGACACATCCGCCTGCTGTGTGGTCACTGAGAGTGACCCAGAGCTGGAGGTGGAATACCGCGAGAGCCGTGAACCAGACCTGGGGCCTGCTGGGCTGGACTCCGCCTCTCTGTCGGACGCAGACACCGTGAACCCCGACGAGGACTCCTTCAGTATCCTGGGGGGCGACTCACCCACCGGGCCCGAGAGCCTCGCTCATGACCTGCCGCCCCTCTTCCTGCACCTCACGTGCTCCGTGCGGCTGCGCGGGCAGCACAGCTCAGTCCCCGTGAGCagcctgcccacctgcctgg gccaggtGCTTTCTAGTCTGGAGGGTCCCCTCGTCGGAGGCCGAGTTCCCCTGAGGGACCTCAGTGTCACTCTGGATGTCTTCGTGCTGACCTTGCCCCTGGAAGTGGAGCTCCCGCCAACCTCAGACCCTCAGCACCACCG GTCGACGTCTGAGAGCAGTGCTTCCTTCCCACGATCTCCGGGGCAGCCGTCGGATGATGGCCTGGGGCCTCCACTGCCACCTCCAGGAGAAGACAG GCACCCAGGACTGTCTAATTTGGCCGGGCCGCACAGGTTGGCTATTGAGACCACCGTGAGTGAG ATCCGCTGGCTGCTGGAAGACGAGATGGTGGGGGCGCTGCGGAGAGGGGGCATCCCCCAGAGCCCTGCCCTGCACCGCGCAGCCGCCCACATCCACGGCTCCCCCGGACGccccacctgcctacgccagacgCTGCCGCTGAGTTTTGTGTTTGGGCCCGAGCGTTCGCTGACACAGTTCAAGGAG GAGTTCCGCCGCCTCCACCTCCCTGGTCACGCTCTTCTCGAGGACCCTGACAGCGGCTTCTTCTTCGTGGCAGCTGGCCAGCAGCCAGGCGGGTCCCACGGGGGGCCCCCTTCGGCAGCCTGGGCTTGGCACAGCCCTGAGGACAGGGCGGAAGGCGTCGAAGCGGGG GCCCTGACAGCCAGCCCCCAAGTCCCTGGCTCCCCAGAGGATTCCGAGGGCCCCCTGCTCATCAGTCTGCCCAGCCCGTCTCAGGGAG GGAGCCAGCCTGGGCCCAGCCAGGGACTCAGCCTCATGTCCAGTCAGGGCAGTGTGGATTCGGACCACCTAG GTTATGATGGTGGCAGCAGTGGCTCAGACAGTGAGGGTCCCAGTGAGACCCTGGGGGAGAAGGCCCCCTTCGCGCTGAGGACCCCCCCTGGGCTGGCGCCTCCACAGCCTTCGCTCACgggcctccctgggccctgcctgCCTGACTTCTGGCTCATCGTCCGGGTGCTGCAGGACCGCGTGGAAGTGTATGCGCACGCGCG GAGCCTGGTTCGGGAGGATGGGGGGCCAGGCACCGAGTGTCGCCACCTGCAGCAGCTCCTGGTGCGGCGAGTCGGGGAGATCTGCCGGGAGGTCAACCAG cggCTGCTGCTCCAGGATCTTCACGACAGTCACGTGTGTAACTCTCTGCTGGTGGCCGAGAGCGAGGAAGATCTGTGGCGCAGCGAGACCCCCTACCACTCCCGCCAGCGGGCGCCCCCGCCCAGCGACG ACTATGCTGCGGATGACAGCTGTGGACCGCGAGGCTATCTAGCAGCCACAATGCAGTTTGTCCCTGGCCATTTCTCCTGTGACGTGGTGTGGGGAACCGTGATCCGGGTCCATTCCCGCCTCAAAATGGGGCCCAGCATGGGGGTCTCTCGGG CCATCCAAGCCCTGCGCTCCGTGCTCAACGCCTTCTCTGTGGTGAACCGGAAGAACATGTTTGTGTATCAGGAGCGAGCAACAAAGGCTGTGTACTACCTGCG GCTCCTGGAGACGTCCTGCACTGAACGCTCGTGGGACAGTGACACCCTGCCCCCATCTCTAGCTCTGTCCCGAAGCCAGGAGCCCATCTACTCGGAGGACACCTCG GGTCCCCGTTCTCCCCTGGACGTGGCTTCCAGCCGCGGTTCAGACGCTGCTCGTCCTGTGGGCCAAGTGGACAGACACATCCAGCTGCTGGTGCATGGCGTAGGGCAGGCAG GTCCCGAGATCACAGACGAGCTGGTGCGGGTTCTGCGTCGGCGCCTGGACGAGGCCACGCTGGACGTCATCACAGTCATGCTTGTCCGGAACTGCAAGCTGACCCCAGCCGATGTGGAG TTCATCCAGCCCCCCGGAAGTCTCCCCTCGGAGGTGCTGCATCTGGCGCTGCCCCCCTCCTGCAGGCCCTGGCTCCCTGCGCTGGCCTGGTACCTGCGGCAGAACCTGCTCGTCTTCCTGCACTCCCCCAAGTACACGGACAGCAACAGCCGCAACCACTTCCAG cacccactcccaccccagggcgGCCTTCCTGACTGGGACATCTACCTGTACAACAAGCCTGGAGGACAGGGCACTGGGGGCAAAG GGGTCGCCTGCATCACTGTAGCTTTGGTGGATGAGGGAGGAGCCCCCATCTCGCTGGCATCGTGGCCCCCCTCTTCTCCGGGGCCCCCAGACTCACTGCAGGAGGAGGAATTTGAGCAGCTGACTCAAGTCACGCGCTGCTCGGTTGTGCCAGACAATTCTTCAG CTCCGGATGGGGCCCCGCGGCTGCGACTGGATGTGTGGGGAAAGGGGAACATCAGCATCGTGCAGCTGGAGGAGAAGCTCCGCGCAGCCGCCCGCCAGGCCCTGGCCGACGCCGTCATGGAGTTCCGGCTGCTGCCAGCCTCGCTCTGTACCGAGGACACAGCCTCAG GAGGTCTCAAGAGCGGGCCGTTGGAAACCAAGAGCCCTGCAGGCCGCGCTGGCACCTTtccccctggccctggccctggcgaGCCCGCGACTCCCCCCAGCAAAGCCGGCCGCCGTAGCTTCTGGGACATGCTG AGTAAAACAGAATGTGGGGACTTGGGTTCCCCCAAAACTACGGATGACATCGTCCTGGATCGGCCAGAAGACACTCGGGGCCGGAGGCGTCATAAAACAGAAAGTGTCCGGACTCCCGGTGGGACTGAGCGGACAGTGGGCCCGGAGTCCGGAGCCCAGAgacaaag GCGCAGGACCACACAGCTGGAGGAGGGCGAAGTGGGGGCCCTGCAGCCTGTGTTTGCTTGGGTCGCTCAGCGCTGGATGGAGTTCATGGTTCAGATTG GATGCGCCTCGGTGTCCAGGAGCTCCACCCACATGGTGTCGCGGTTCCTGCTGCCGTCGGTCCTGTCGGAGTTCGCCGCCCTGGTCTCCTCGATGGCCGGAGACACCAGGGTCCGCATCTTTGAGCAGCAGTT GGCTTCTGAGCCAGAGACCTTCACTCCTTGTTCCCTTGGGCAGCTGGGCCCAACGCCCCGCCCAGCAGCCAAGCGGCATCTGCTCCTTCTGGGAAGGAACTTCTTGCAGTGGAGGAGACCCACCCAGCAGG CTGCCAAAGCCGTGCAGCGCTTCGAGCCGGGAGGCGATGGGAACTCGGGGCGGAGTGCTCCCCGGCAGAGGTTCTTGCTGCTGGAGGTCACGGACAAGAAG ctccagctgctgacctacaactGGGCTCCAGACCTGGGGGCGGCACTGGGCCGAGCACTGGTCCGCCTGGTGCAGTGGCAGAACGCCCGGGCCCACCTCATCTTCTGCCTCCTCAGCCAGAAGCTTGGGCTCTTCCACCATTACGGCCAGCTGGACTTCCCGGTGCGGGACGAAAAG GAGCCCAACCCATTCCTGCTGCCGACCGTGGAAGCAGAGACCCTCATCCGGTGCGCGAGCCCCCCGCTGAGCCGCGAGCAGGGCCGGCTGAGCGGGTCCTCTCGGGGCGGGGGCCCCCTTCCGCTGGACACATTCCCCTTCGACGAGGCCCTGAGGGACATCGCGGCCGCCCgccccagctcctccctgggccctgcGCCCAGACCGCCCGACCCCGTCGCCTTCCACGGACAGCAGTTCCtggagatcaagatggcagagcgCAGAG AGCTGGAGCGCCAGATGAAGATGGAGAACCTGTTTGTAACGTGGCAGCAGCGCTCCGCCCCAGCCAGCATGCCCATCAGT GCCGGGGAGCTGGAGACCCTGAAGCAGTCGTCCCGCCTGGTGCATTACTGTGCGACGGCCCTGCTCTTCGACCCAGCAGCCTGGCTGCACGGGCCCCCGGAGACCTCTGGGCCCCCCGAGGGGCAG CGGCGCCATCGCCCTGAGTCAGGGTCTGGGAGCCGAGAGGGCCCCGCAAGCTGCGACTCCTCGGACGGGCCTCCGCCAGGCGCCCGGGAGGAGCCTTGGCTGAAGGAGCTGAGCTTGGCTTTCCTGCAGCAGTACGTGCAGTACCTGCAGAGCATGGGCTTTGTGCTGGTGCCGCTGCGGCCCCCCTCACCCGCCCGCAG CACCAGCCGGCTGCGGGCCATGGCCATCCTTGGAACAGAGGGTCGGGGCTCCTTCTCCTGCCCGAAAGCCAAGACCGACGGGAGCCCCAAG aGCTCTGGCTCTCCAGTCACCACATACCACCTGCAGCGGGCACTGCCCGGGGGCATCATCCTCATGGAGCTGGCTTTCCAG GGCTGTTACTTCTGTGTCAAACAGTTTGCTCTGGAATGTTCCCGAATCCCCATGGGGCAAGCTGTCAACTCGCAG CTGTCCATGCTGTTCACAGAGGAGTGCGACAAGGTGCGGGACCTGATGCACGTGCACTCGTTCAGCTACGACTTCCACCTGCGCCTCGTGCACCAGCACGTGCTGGGCGCCCACCTGGTGCTGCGTCACGGCTACCACCTCACCACCTTCCTGCGGCACTTCCTGGCCCACCACCCTGACGGGCCCCACTTTGGCCGCAATCACATTTACCAAG GGACCCTGGAGCTCCCCACTCCACTCATTGCCGCCCACCAGCTGTACAACTACGTGGCCGACCACGCCAGCTCCTACCACATGAAGCCGCTGCGGATGGCCCGGCCTGGGGGGCCCGAGCATAACGAGTACGCTCTGGTGTCAGCCTGGCACAG CTCCGGCTCCTACCTGGACTCGGAGGGACGTCGCCACCAGGACGACTTCGACGTGTCTCTGCTTGTCTGTCACTGGGCTGCACCCTTTGAGGAACAAGGGGAAGCCGAGAGGCACGTTCTGCG gctgcAGTTCTTCGTGGTGCTCACCAGCCAGCGAGAGCTCTTCCCCAGGCTCACTGCTGACCTGCGCCGGTTCCGGAAGCCGCCCAGACTGCCCCCGGAGCCAGAGGCCCCCGGGAGCTCAGCTGGTAGCCCAGGGGAGGCCTCCGGGGTCGGTCTGGCCGCTGGACCAGCCCCCCTCTTCCCTCCACTGGCTGCAGAGGTGGGCGTGGCACGGGCACGGCTGGCTCAGCTGGTACGGCTGGCTGGAGGGCACTGTCGCCGGGACACCCTTTGGAAGCGCCTCTTCTTGCTGGAACCAGCAGGACCTGATCGGCTGCGGCTAGGGGGGCGCCTGGCCCTGGCCGAGCTGGAGGAGCTCCTAGAAGCAGTCCATGCCAAATCCATTGGGGACATCGACCCCCAGCTG GACTGCTTCCTGTCTATGACGGTCTCCTGGTACCAGAGCCTGATCAAGGTTCTCCTAAGCCGCTTTCCTCAGAGCTGTCGCCACTTCCAGAGCCCAGACTTGGGAACCCAGTACCTG GTTGTGCTCAATCAGAAGTTCACAGACTGTTTCGTGCTAGTGTTTCTGGATTCCCACTTGGGAAAGACG TCTCTGACGGTAGTTTTCCGAGAGCCCTTCCCAGTACAGCCGCAGGACAGCGAGAGCCCCCCCGCCCAGCTGGTCTCCACCTACCACCACCTGGAGTCGGTCATCAACACAGCCTGCTTCACCCTCTGGACCCGCCTCCTCTGA